GGCAGTATCTGCTCTAATATGTGCTTCATCCACAAGCCGCTGTAAAAGCCTTCTTGATCGCGGTCCGTAATCAAAGCAAACCTCGACAAATTGATAAGAACGAGCTAGCTGTCTACAATCGCTGTTTACTAAAGCGAGAGCAGATAGCGCAGCTTTGTCGTTGGCAATCAAGGCCATGATCTCTGTCAGGATTTCTGGAGGCAGCGCCAGAAATTGACTTCGCGATGTAATCGGGCGGCCTTCCATGGCCTGTGAGAGTAAGAGGGGTAGCTTCGTAGCTTCTTTTACgtcattttcctttttccggGTTGACCACTGACCGGTCATGAGTTTTGAAATGTCGTGCTGCATGATGAAAATAGACGCGTCTCAGAGACGGCACAGTTGctctctggctctggctttggGTCCTGAtctttggtgttggtggtttttcttttggaaAATTTTATTTATGGGTAGCGGGATCTCGCCCCAGAGATCGTGAGATGCGGAGAAAGTAGTGAAATGAGGAGTAATGGTAACATTGACTCGGAATACCACTCCTCTTATGTCCGGGGGGCATGCTGCATACCAACTCAGCGGTCAGCCTGTCTGAACGAGCTGGGGGCCGTTCACCGGATGAATAGCCGAATTGATTGGCTCTCAACTCGGCTGCAAATTGAGTGCATGCTAGGTATGCAAGGGAGAATCAGGTGTCCAGGCGTTCAGGCGTCAAAGGTATGACGAATGTCGCATCTCTCTCAGTGACAAATAAATGTCATTCACGCTGGCAACTCCCTGCGCATGGTTCCGTTCCACAATCGCCTGCTTAAACTTGTATCGACGCTGAGGGTACAGAGCAGCGAGTCGTATATCTACGGTTAAAATTGTCTACTAGCCTGagcaaggatgaagagactAAATCCGAGAATTGAAGATTGGTAAATGAtatcatggagatgatgtagCATCGACCTAAGCACCTTTTTTTAGCATGATCCTACGATCCCAACATCTGATCCATGTCAACCCCGCAGATGCCCAGCGAAATCTGTCAGCATCAGCCCTTTCTTGTTTTGACTTGGTATTATCGCCGATTCGGCGATAAATAGATGGTCTGAGGGGTATTCACAGGAAtacaagaggaagaggaagttCGGCCATTTCATGCGGGGTGCGTAATAGAAGGAGTGgttgaagcagcttcttgacagTACGGACCGCAGGACGAGATTAATGAATACTTGATTCTGTTCAAGAGCAAACTAAGCATAATGAAGACATGTCTTCACTTCAATGAACATCAGCAATAAAGCAGATTATTGCAACCACGTGTAATAGCCACAGCTATCTAATAGATAAATATCCCCACGGGATAGATTATATTCGAAAATAACACGATAGTGTTCAAAGTGTTGGTGTAAAAAAAAACGTGTTTTTGAATAGAATGGTGTCTACAGCTAGATCTCATCAGTtctatttatttaaaaaggGTTCAGTCTCGCTGCCTGTGAAACTCCGCACCAGTGTAGCACGATACGGCCAGCAGTGTTATCTATTccccaaaaaaaaaggcgaCATCGCTCTTTCTGTAGCGTGCAGATTAAGAACCAGATTGAAGTAGTGTATTCTCAGATAGGTTAGACGTAAATACCAACTAACACGGCGAGCATCTTTTTGATCGGACCATACTCGCAAGTCCCATGTCGTTATCAAGATGAGCCGTGTCCTCGAATAGTAACATAGAAACATCTCGATACACCCCCAATGAAGATGTGCGCCACAAACTATATCCTCCACGTACAGTCAAGTATTCTGGCTATCCATTCGCAAGATATACTAGCCACTAAATTGTTAGTTGTGCCATTTGATAACACAAAGGGAGATATTATCGAACCTATGGTGTTAACCAGTTGCAAAGACCTAGACATGCTGCTTGGCCACCCGGAGTTCCAATCAGTGGAATGGTACTATAACAAAGAGGCGTGAACCATGACAAGGGCGTTGCAGCAAAAACGGGAGTACTTGCGCCACAAAATTTTGCCAATGCACAAGGACCGGCCAGGCAGGCAGCCTTGCATGCAGCAAAGGAAATCAACAACGCATGCGCGCCAGGCAAAGTGAGTGGCAACAGGTAATAGTATAGCTGTAAAGGCCGCATGTCGATAGGTAGACTGTGGGGATATCGTTCTGATCGGAACACAGCGGTATGATTGTCGGGCTTTGTTCAGTTATCAAAGTAGAGGTGTCTCCTAGACCGTGCTAGGGATCAGCTCGGGGAAAGCAGTGATGAAGCTCATACGGATGTTAGCTGCATCATGTTTTTTGTACCAATATGAAATAAGTCAAGGATGTGCTCACCGACCTGAAGAGAGTGATAAAGCGTTCAATGGTAATTACTCGACTACCAAGTGTATGAAGCTGAGGTTTGTTCACtacaatgaaaaaaaaacaaggaagAGATAGCAGTCATATATTCAGCATGTTAAAACGAGAATGGCCGAGAACTTTGATAAAAATCGCATTTGCCGACATATCTTGTCCGTCCGATGATGTGTCCTCTCGACAAACCTAAGCATACCCCGACCTCCGGCACACCAACTCCACCACACCCAACTTCCGGCACACCCAACCTCCGGCATACCCAACCTCCGGCATACCCAACCTCCGGCATACCCAACCTCCGGCATACCCCGCCTGCACGCTCGGCATGCATGTACCCAACCTACGGCACACCCAACCTACGGCACACCCAACCTACGGCACACCCAACCTCCGGCACACTTAATCTCCAGCACGGGTGCCCAACCTTCGGTACGCCCAACCTCCAGTACACCTATCAGAGGCTGTGAACCTGAATAGGTGAAATGAAGCGTCCACATTCAAGATGGACTTTGTAGCTTCAGCATAACGATATAAAGAGAGAGGATATCCCTTTTGGCGAAACAAATCCAGAGATAAATTCAGTCTTCAATATTACCTAGCTGCAGAGTGTGGCTAGAATACCTTGCTGTTCAATTGTCGTTTTGACTCCATCACTCTTCTTGTTGCGTTTCAGATTCCTGACAACAGCCAATCTCCGACAGCTTatacaaggagaagaaatccTTTCAGCTCTGAtaggcaagaaaaagaatttCAACTAAGTTGGAATTCCCAAACAAAGTAAGCTTATATGGTCGTGTATTcaattatatatatgtataaCCAGTGGCACCCAGAACAACAAACGCAGTTCCTTATACTTCTTCTCGAGGCCCACCAAGAACCAAAATGCAAGCCCCAGCAACATTCTCAATGTCTCCAAGCATCAGATACATGGAACTCGATATCCAAAATGCCATAAATGCTGTCAAAAATGGCATATCGGTGAAGAAAGCTGCCCTTCTGTCTGGTGTTCCTCGCCAAACACTCCAGGATCGACTGCACGGTAAAGCAACTTCAATGAAAATTGCAAAAGAAAGGTTCCAAcgcttctctccaagctggGAAGAATGCATATCTTGTTGGGTCTTTTTCAAGACAGCGGAGGGCCAGCCTCCAACGAATCAACAAATTAAAGAATTCGCCCAAGGCCTCCTCCGtgaggaagacgaaaaacCTCTTGGCAGGAATTGGATGACAGGCTTTCTGCATCGTAATCGCGGAATTCAGATTATACGCTGGCTATCAGTGCCGATTACTCTTGAATTACCGCATGATAGCCAGGTTTCATACCACTGGCACAAAGCGTTGTATTCCCAACGTATCATCTTCGATTTGGCCAAGCGTGAGACTCAGCAGCTTTCTACTTCCGAATTTGACTTTCGGGGAGCCACACAGACCTATCAGACTCTTAAATGCTCCATAATGCATTTCAATGATAAAGATTTCGCCAATGGCGGTCTAATTCTTATGAAAGCATTTAAAATTCTTGAGGTTGAGTTGTCTGAAGGCAACTTCAATGTCATTCAAGATATCTGTTTGAACCTCCTTGGGACCCTTGTCCGTTACAATTATCCTGACGTCGGTACTATAATGCTCCAGCATTGCAGTAAATTATTCAGGATAAAGGACGAACAACACCCATATTGCTCTTTCTTCGAATGTTTGACCAAAGTTTTTGGTAACAACAAAGCTCAATTAGAGTACTACCTTCCGCTACTTACTAGGCTCTACGCTGAAGAGCTCGAGTATTTACGAGGCCGCACCGACCGAAGTTCCATACAAGCAAAACGCCGAGATCGCCAAATTGTACGGGATTCCAAGAAGGTAGCTACAACCGAGGACACTGACGAAATGATCATTTCTTCTGAAAGCCTTCTGAAGTTGGTTATCTCACAGCTCGGGCCTCTTGACGACAAAACTCTACGGATTGAAAATGAGACTCTAAGAATGCAAAGCTATGTCGGCAAATACGAACCGAACTATATCAGCAGGGTTGAGCAATCAATCAGTAAGATTGAAGAATGTTATGCGTCTGAACAGGTGCCCTTTAAGGATTGGAGCAAGTCACACCAATCTGCGTTCCTACGCTTCCTAGAACGGAAGTTCGACTATTATAAACACTCCAACGACCATAATGCAGCAATAAAAACGGCAGGATGTATTTTGGAAAACGAAGGTTACCAGACCGAGCGCTGGATTGTGTTTTCCCTCCAGTTCGAATCGTGGCTCCGAGACATAGGAGACACGGAGCCGTATTCGTACATGTATTATCGACTGGAGCGGCTCAAGTCGAATTATTATCAGAAGCTAGCAGAACTATCTACCGAGGGTCAAGATCTACAGCCACGAACGATTTCTGAGCTACGTAGGCTCAACTTATACTAACCATCCTACAATTGTATGTTCCCGTACAGCCTTTGCTCAATACACGCTGTTACTAACTGCTTGGTGGTCGTGGACTGCGATTATGACTAGCATTCTGGATCGCTGCATCTCTAAAAGGATTCTCAAGGTGGCACGCTCATTGCAAAAGGGTTCTGAGGCTATGACCTTAAGTCTTGAAGTCTCTGGTGAGGCGGGTTTCAAATAGCATTCGCTGGTGCGACACCTAGCGGTCCTGCCATGATTGTGACTCGTACAAGGGCCGCTGAccttggtggcggcagcatcaatTCTACTTGTTTGAACTTGCTATTGTAGCCTAtatctacatgtatgtactatAGGTAGATTTGCAGTGTATATTTAAAACACGGTCTCGGTGGTTAAAGAGCTGCATCTCGAAATATCGTTAGCGAGAGATGAGCTCTCAACTAGGTTCGAGAGAATTTCTGAATCTGCATTAAGCGAATTGGACTTTTCAATCTGGAGCGCATTATTTACTAGGTAAATATTTCTATAGACCAGGTGATATTCCCGTATCGAGAGCCTAAAAGAGTATGTACTTATACCTTACGAGAATGTTGTTTCCAGTTAGATTGCATCAGTTCCGGTTGTCTAACAAGGGTTCCGTCTCGCCACCAGTGAAACTCTACCCACGATGCAGTACGGCAACAGCCAGCAGCGCTGCTTGTACCAAAGCCAACGCGGTATGATCTACGGCGACGAATCCAACAAGTTGATACCAAGTCATTCCGTAACCAACAGAAGGGAACACAAAGcgccatgcccatgcccatgctaGCACCGCAAACACAACCGCTTGCATGGCTAAACTAATGAGACTGAGCGACGAAGAGGCCGTTCCTGGAGGGTACTGCAGGATCTGGGTCCgctgggagaagaaggacacTAATATTAGGATAGTGACGATGGGATTGATCAACATTGTGTGAATGCCATGGAACAACGCCAGAGCCCACTTGTGGGAAGAAGCATCTTGCGAGGGCCACGCGCCGTCCACGACAACCGGTACGAGCGATATGAGGAGAAATGTCAAGTATATTGACAGCACAGTAGGCGCGGTAGAGTTGCGGACGCCGGGAGCCCTGTCACGGCTTTCTGAtggaagcagcagcacggcaGCAAATCTAGATCCcataaaaagagaaagcaaTAAAGGTCAGTAGACAAAATCGTGAATGGTAGCGCACATAGACTCGGAGAGGTCAAGAGACCTGTACATATAAGCGCACACAAAAGAAcgacgatggagaggagatAACTTACACGATTAGCCACAAAACCCAAACCAAGCATCTGTGCCAGGTTCAGATAATCTCCCAGCTGTGGTGGGTTGTGTGTAAAGAAGTCAGGGCCAGGAGGCGTTTGGACGCTGTTGATCATATAGTAGAATGCAAGCGCGAATAGTTCCGTCGCGCCGGTGAGCTGGAAGAGCATATAGTAGGGCGAGATGCCGCAAGCATTTCGCCGCAGCCAGAACTCACGCAGCTGCGGGAGGAATGAGATTAGGCTGAGGACCAAGAGAATACTACATGTAGATCATACGAAGAGGCCAATGCCAGTTCCATCACTAAAAAGCTGGGGGGGCTGTTGCAGGCATTCTGATCCAGTTGGGCAACGAGGCTGCCATTGTTGCGATTGGCCTATAGGGCGATGAAGTTTGGTTCCGAAAAGCAATAGTCTCCCGGAAGGGTGCCGTGTCTCTTTTACAGCGGCGGCCGAAGCCGCGCCGTGGCCCGAGAGAGCGGCGTGTGAGCCGAGGGACGGCTTCCTGCTGGCTATTGAACGTTGAGGAGCGGCAGTGGAGAGCCCAGCAACTATGGCAGCAGGAGAACGGAGCAAATCGCCTGGAGGCGATCGCCAAACGGAACGAGTGTAAGTTTTTCTCTGTTCTAAAAGcctctccctttttcttttctctctcttttcagAGTTTTGATGTTGACTAGAAGCCCCGTGATTGGCCTTCTGCTAGTCCATCGACGCCTCTCCTCAATGCCACGCTCGACTGCCCATGGACAATACCCCATGGACACTCCTTTGACGTCACTCTCAAGGTCTCATACGAGGGACGAGTCTCCGATACGCATGAACTGGAACTCACAGAGCGCTGCATCATTTTCTATACATATGATTTCCAATTCCCCAGCGGTCTCCGCGAGGGCTTCCGTCTCTGGTGTCAACGACGGTCCGAGACATCGATCAGCTCgcatgatgacggcaaaTGGGTTGAATGCAGCATTCCAGACGACGATACTTTCCTGATCGCCGACGACCCTCCCGTCGACGTGCGGGTAggcgatgatgtcgacaACTTTGTCACTCTCCGCGTGGGTGAGACGTGGACCTTGACGAAGAGCTTTGACTGGGGCTCGCTCCCCGACGACACTGTGCCCGGCGATGTCTTTTCCCTTATGTTCCAGGACACCATCGTGGATTGGTGGGATTGGGGGAGCCAAGGGCAGGAGTATCGAGACACAGTCGTCAAATTGCCGTGCTGGATCGTCGGACCTGTTGTCGACCCGGCTGATAATGGAGGTCGGCCGCGACTGTTGGTGCCGGGATCGGCGAGAAGAGTCGAGTTTACAGTAGTCGTATCAAATTGAATGCCCTAGAAGTTTATAAGTAACTCGACAGAGCTTGGTTTGAACGTTAACTTTGAGAGACTCACATCTGTACAAAATGAACCTAGACAACAGAAAGGTTAGACATAATTATGAACGCTTCCCATAAGGTGTAATTCTAAGCCCAGAGCCTTGCCTTTACATGACTCATGTAAGACACGAGATTGTGACAGAGTCATCGTTGTTCCAGCTCAGTTGCGTCCGTACTTGCTTATACCAGTAAGGAATCGCTTCAGGATAGTAACATGCCTTATACAAAGCTGGTTTCCTGACGCAGAGCACTTGCTTCTTTCGTTTATTGACTAAGTATGTTAACTATCTCAACCCAAGTCTTAATTCGAATACCTATTGTGATGAATTGTAGTTAAGTGACATCACAATAGCAGAGCCATGGCTTCATAACAGAATAAGACACGGTAAAGTAAGACACGGAACCTCGCGAGACACGGAACCTCGCAAAACACGGGAAAAGTTACACGGAAAATCTACACACGGAGGAGTCCGACACCGCAGAATTACACCGTAGAATTCACTCGTGACCATCCGACGTCACTTATACAGTTCAAAGTTAGACATGCACTTCTTCAGACTGCAAACGAAGGATGCTCCTTACATGTAGCTCAGGTATTTAAAGGAGCAACTGCTAcggccgaggagaagaaatatGGGAGCGCCAACTCAAGCAAAATAATTCCCCATCTGTTTTATATACATCAACCAACTTGCCAAACAATGAAGTTTGCCATTAGCGCGACCATCCTGGCTCTGGCCAACATCGTCTCAGCCCAATGGGCCTGCGATCCCGGCTTTCAATGCGGCTCAACCATTATTCATCGTGGTAAGTGAGCCTTTCCCTATATACCTTTGTCGCTGGTACTAAATCCTGTTCCCATACAGATGACAGTGCTTTTTGGGTCCAGAACCTCAAGAACGCAGAGGCCGCCGTCGGGAGAGCCGGTCAGGATCCCTTGTGGGACCTCTTCCGTTGCAACAACGATCGAACCGTTTCTTTTGTGCAGCACTGTCCAGGTCGGTGTGCTTATACTGGCAGCGCTGGACAGGATAGATGTGAAGGGTACGTGCATCATTATCCAAGTATATTGTATTGTCACTAAACGATTCAGGATTTAAAccaactacatgtacggaATGTATTGAATTCGTCGGGGGTGCCCGCTCGCCTAGGAAATAGTGTCGTTGCTTCAACAGCAGATCACTTGATGATTACAGAGTCCTAGCAGACTTGTAATTGCTACTTAACATAGCTCAATTTGATACAGTTCATAAGTTGAATTCTGAAACTAAACCATAACCAATGGTCAATGAAAATTATCTGTAATTGAAGTTTAAGGATAAAATGAATGATCAATTTCAGATGCGCTTATGCAAATTTGCTCCTACAATTCTACTGGCCAGTTGACAACCCCGCCAGTACCCAGCCACTCacttggcggcagcatcagcaagcGGTCGTGAGTCTTTAGATTTCATCCTGGATACGTCAAATGAAGTCGCGTTCTTTGACTCTGAAACTTGAGTTTACGCAATGTTCTTGAAACATCTTTCGTCCAAAGTAAAGGAAAAGCTCCCTCGCCATCACAGCAGATCTCGCAGCCCGTCCTTAAGAGAGGGTCCTGAGCCAAGTCTTCAGAATGTTCAAAAAACGACATCCACCCCGAGCGACATATCGTCGGCCACGGACTCTCCTCAAAAGGCCTCTGATGCTACAAATATCTCACAAAGCCGTCAATCTCTGCCCATCTTAGAAATCACCAAACCAGCAAGCCCACAAGGGCTAGAAGCTCAAGACCCCACTGCAAATTCTACTCTGGGTCCAGCACCAGATACTCGTAGCGAGAAAGAGAAGTCGGAACAATTAGTCCCTGAGATGATATGGGATCGTGCATACGATGCATTGAAGATCGATGATGCTGCACTGGTACAAGCATATGAGAGGATTTTAACGAGCAAGCTTCAAAACACAGAAGTCAAGGCCGACGTGAATGTCATCAACCAGCAtgacaaggaggagagaagaagtcaAATGCATCAGCTAGTCAAGGACGGCTTGGACAAGATTTCGAAGGAAGCAAATGTCAAGTCACTCGTCGGTTCAGTTTTACAAACGGTCAATCTCGCCCAGAATATCGTCACCGAAGTAGTCAAGGATGTGCCACAAGCTGCAATTCCATGGGCCGCAGTCTGCCTTTCACTTGAGGTAAAACAGCAATACTCTGTCAATCAGTAACATCTACTGACGCAACGTCTTTACAGCTGTTGGCAAACCCCATATCGGAGACTGAAGCCAACTGCAAAGGAATTAGCCATGTGGTAGAGCAAATGAACTGGTACTGCGAGCTagctgggcttcttttcAGCGAAAATCCCGGTGGTGCCACAGCCGGAATCCAACAGGAGCTGCAGACAAAACTCATCGATTTGTACAAGAAGCTACTTTCGTTCGAACTCAAGAGTATATGCTCTTACTACCGTCATCGAGCACTTATCTTTTTGGGCGATCTCATCAAGCTTGATGATTGGGAGGGAAGTCTCAAGGCTGTTCAAAACGCCGAGGCCTTCTTCAATAAGCATGTCCGCGTGTTCCAAAGCGCCGACCTAGGCCAAGACGTGAAGCAACTCGTTGCTCATGCAAAAAATGAACAGGAATACCGAAAGACGGATGACGACAAAAAATGCCTGAGAGATTTGTACATCACAGATCCACGAATGGACAAGAGCAGAATTGAATCAACCAAAGGCGGCTTGATTCAAGACTCATACCGTTGGATCCTTAACAATTCAGAGTTCAAAACTTGGCTccatgacgacgacaagCGGTTGCTTTGGGTAAAAGGTGACCCGGGCAAGGGGAAAACAATGCTTTTATGCGGTATAATCGATGAAATCAAACAGAGCGCAACACACACAAATGCtatttcattctttttctgtcAGGCCACCATCCCGACAATCAACAACCATCTGGCCGTTTTACGTGGCCTCATATGGTTACTTGTTGAACAACAGCCATTTCTCATTTCTCATATCAGAGAAAAGTACGATCCTATCGGCAACGAACTATTTGAAGGACCCAACGCGTGGTACAGTTTGGCAAACATTTTCCGCAGCATTCTACAAGATGAGAGGTTGACCACGGCGTATGTGATcattgatggcctcgatgaATGTACTACCGGTCTGGATGAGCTACTTGCACTTATTAAAGAAGCCTTGCCTTCCAGAAATGTCAAGTGGATCCTCTCCAGTCGGAACTGGGCAAACATTCGGGAAagccttgaagatgccggTGCTGAAGGTGTGAATCTCAGTCTTGAGATGAACGCCACCGTTGTGGCAGCTGCTGTGAATACATACATTTCTTATAAAGCATCCAAGATACCACTCTTAAAACAAGATGCCGAGTTAACAGAGGAGGTATGCAACTTGGTACGAGAAAAGGCCAATGGAAC
This genomic interval from Trichoderma breve strain T069 chromosome 7 map unlocalized scaffold00008, whole genome shotgun sequence contains the following:
- a CDS encoding helix-turn-helix, psq domain-containing protein, whose translation is MQAPATFSMSPSIRYMELDIQNAINAVKNGISVKKAALLSGVPRQTLQDRLHGKATSMKIAKERFQRFSPSWEECISCWVFFKTAEGQPPTNQQIKEFAQGLLREEDEKPLGRNWMTGFLHRNRGIQIIRWLSVPITLELPHDSQVSYHWHKALYSQRIIFDLAKRETQQLSTSEFDFRGATQTYQTLKCSIMHFNDKDFANGGLILMKAFKILEVELSEGNFNVIQDICLNLLGTLVRYNYPDVGTIMLQHCSKLFRIKDEQHPYCSFFECLTKVFGNNKAQLEYYLPLLTRLYAEELEYLRGRTDRSSIQAKRRDRQIVRDSKKVATTEDTDEMIISSESLLKLVISQLGPLDDKTLRIENETLRMQSYVGKYEPNYISRVEQSISKIEECYASEQVPFKDWSKSHQSAFLRFLERKFDYYKHSNDHNAAIKTAGCILENEGYQTERWIVFSLQFESWLRDIGDTEPYSYMYYRLERLKSNYYQKLAELSTEGQDLQPRTISELRRLNLY